One Candidatus Omnitrophota bacterium DNA window includes the following coding sequences:
- a CDS encoding YcjF family protein, translated as MPRSHLTDFSQAVDKEEKKESEAKSPKKESAESGSQESEKAKYAEIVCVEPPGAREKEARRIVRKNMLWSMGISIIPIPLVDFLGSIGCQAHMIKELSDYYHIPFTKHLMKNILAILLGGVGTLYIGQFLTANASRFIPFAGRTLSLAAYPIAAGALTYATGKVFIEHFESGGTILTFNPKKVRDYFYKEYEEGLEIAARMRAMGASV; from the coding sequence ATGCCGCGTAGCCACTTAACCGATTTTAGCCAAGCTGTCGACAAAGAAGAAAAAAAGGAATCGGAAGCCAAATCGCCCAAAAAGGAATCGGCGGAATCCGGCTCGCAGGAATCCGAAAAAGCGAAGTATGCGGAAATCGTCTGCGTTGAACCTCCCGGCGCCCGAGAAAAAGAAGCGCGGCGCATCGTGCGCAAAAACATGCTCTGGTCGATGGGCATCAGCATCATCCCCATTCCACTCGTCGATTTCCTCGGCTCCATTGGTTGCCAGGCGCATATGATTAAAGAGTTGTCCGATTACTACCATATTCCTTTTACCAAACATCTAATGAAGAACATCCTCGCTATTCTGCTTGGCGGCGTGGGAACCCTTTATATCGGCCAATTCCTAACCGCCAACGCTTCGCGATTCATCCCATTTGCCGGACGCACGCTCTCATTAGCGGCGTATCCCATCGCCGCCGGCGCGTTGACGTACGCCACGGGAAAAGTGTTCATCGAGCATTTCGAATCCGGCGGCACGATCTTGACGTTCAATCCCAAGAAAGTGCGCGACTATTTTTATAAGGAGTATGAAGAAGGTTTGGAAATCGCCGCCCGCATGAGAGCGATGGGGGCTTCGGTTTAA